A section of the Pseudomonas fluorescens genome encodes:
- a CDS encoding fumarylacetoacetate hydrolase family protein translates to MRLVTYRTDICAPAVLGVLVDERVIDLCALAAHAGESLPDSMLAFIDLGRPGLEAAYRVLARYEQGLPAGVSHSLSTVKLLAPIPRPRKNIFGIGLNYVEHVTESSKSLDTANELPKAPVIFSKPPTTVIGPGDAIEHNAAITRQLDWEVELAVIIGTTAKGVGVEQALQHVFGYSLMIDMSARDCRRAGQWIYSKGQDTYAPFGPVIVTADEIENPQVLDLSLKVNGVTKQSSNTRHMLFDVATLVADISQGITLEPGDIIATGTPEGVGAGRTPQEWVWPGDVIEAQIEQIGYLRNPVVAVGNDPRAGRDC, encoded by the coding sequence ATGCGACTGGTTACCTACAGAACTGATATCTGCGCGCCCGCCGTTCTGGGCGTTCTTGTTGACGAGCGGGTCATCGACCTGTGTGCCCTCGCCGCTCACGCCGGCGAGTCACTGCCTGACTCGATGCTGGCCTTTATCGACCTGGGGCGGCCCGGCCTTGAGGCGGCCTACCGGGTGTTGGCCCGTTATGAACAGGGGCTGCCCGCCGGCGTCAGCCATAGCTTGTCGACGGTCAAACTGTTGGCGCCGATTCCCCGGCCACGAAAGAACATCTTCGGCATCGGCCTGAACTACGTGGAGCATGTCACAGAGTCGAGCAAATCACTGGACACCGCCAACGAGCTGCCCAAGGCGCCGGTGATCTTCTCCAAGCCGCCCACCACGGTCATTGGTCCAGGCGATGCGATCGAGCATAACGCGGCGATCACCCGTCAATTGGACTGGGAAGTGGAACTGGCGGTGATCATTGGCACGACGGCTAAAGGCGTGGGCGTTGAGCAGGCGCTGCAACACGTCTTCGGCTACAGCCTGATGATCGATATGAGCGCCCGGGATTGCCGCCGCGCCGGCCAATGGATCTATTCCAAAGGCCAGGATACCTACGCGCCATTCGGGCCGGTGATCGTGACGGCAGATGAGATCGAAAACCCCCAGGTGCTCGACTTGAGCCTCAAGGTCAATGGCGTCACCAAACAGAGTTCCAACACCCGGCACATGCTGTTTGACGTCGCGACGCTGGTTGCCGATATCTCCCAAGGCATCACTCTCGAACCTGGCGACATCATCGCCACGGGCACGCCTGAAGGTGTCGGTGCCGGCCGTACGCCCCAGGAGTGGGTGTGGCCCGGTGACGTTATCGAGGCGCAAATCGAGCAGATTGGCTACCTGCGCAACCCGGTGGTTGCCGTGGGCAACGACCCGCGGGCAGGCCGTGATTGCTGA
- a CDS encoding PepSY-associated TM helix domain-containing protein, with protein MIFASMYYFPVSGTLLKPLHNRHEVIEAAHTGLPHDEAGVPAKMASANAMVAEAKRIWATRDMPGEVGLLTIEHLNDANGYVSIYRAGSDRVALVGEGIHFKASTGELLRNDPPSDPVGSVNQFLTGLHLQHFEHWALRWLYVAGGLLGCVCIASGFVFFVEIRKQEHARLGLQGCRLVDAMAVTTVTGMLLAAVAMLAANRLLPEPMPGRGEWEKWVFWGAWLLSLLHALLRSAPVAQARHNPAWRCSASLRCCSTGSPRGTTWSKGCCLNPTGPWPASI; from the coding sequence GTGATCTTCGCGTCGATGTACTACTTCCCGGTCTCCGGGACCTTGCTCAAACCGCTGCATAATCGGCATGAGGTGATCGAGGCGGCGCATACCGGCTTGCCCCATGATGAGGCCGGTGTGCCCGCGAAGATGGCCTCCGCCAATGCCATGGTGGCCGAGGCCAAGCGCATCTGGGCTACGCGCGATATGCCGGGAGAGGTCGGGCTGCTGACTATCGAGCATCTAAATGACGCCAACGGCTACGTCAGCATCTACCGCGCCGGCAGTGATCGTGTGGCGCTGGTCGGGGAGGGCATTCACTTCAAGGCCAGTACCGGCGAGCTACTGCGCAACGACCCGCCGAGTGACCCGGTTGGTTCCGTCAATCAATTTCTCACCGGCTTGCACCTGCAGCACTTCGAACACTGGGCGCTGCGCTGGCTGTACGTGGCGGGCGGTCTGCTCGGCTGTGTGTGCATCGCCAGCGGTTTTGTGTTCTTCGTCGAGATACGCAAGCAGGAGCACGCCCGACTCGGGCTGCAGGGCTGTCGGTTGGTTGACGCCATGGCAGTCACCACGGTTACCGGCATGCTGCTGGCAGCGGTCGCCATGCTGGCGGCCAACCGGCTGCTGCCTGAGCCCATGCCTGGCCGTGGCGAATGGGAAAAGTGGGTGTTCTGGGGTGCCTGGCTGCTGAGTTTGCTGCATGCGCTGTTGCGTAGTGCACCAGTGGCCCAGGCGCGGCACAATCCGGCCTGGCGCTGCTCTGCGTCGCTGCGGTGCTGCTCAACTGGATCACCACGGGGGACCACCTGGTCAAAAGGATGCTGCTTGAACCCTACTGGGCCGTGGCCGGCGTCGATCTGA
- a CDS encoding PepSY-associated TM helix domain-containing protein gives MLNNFRQSMAWVHTWFGLVLGFVLMVVFFFGALSVFDREIDRWAIPDTRFEPQPMPSYNNLLKQVFADLKPHPVDMAATKGRVIGDLPAPETMPMVSLYAYTTHRDPVLSIGGEFGIPNQPKDPADDQS, from the coding sequence ATGCTGAACAACTTTCGCCAATCCATGGCCTGGGTACACACCTGGTTCGGTTTGGTGCTGGGCTTCGTGCTGATGGTCGTCTTCTTTTTCGGTGCACTGTCGGTGTTCGACCGCGAGATCGATCGTTGGGCGATCCCCGATACGCGCTTCGAGCCGCAGCCTATGCCGTCCTACAACAACCTGCTGAAACAGGTATTTGCCGATCTCAAACCGCATCCGGTGGATATGGCGGCAACCAAAGGGCGGGTAATCGGCGACCTGCCGGCGCCGGAAACCATGCCCATGGTCTCGCTCTATGCCTACACCACCCACCGAGATCCCGTGCTGAGCATTGGTGGCGAGTTTGGTATCCCCAACCAGCCAAAGGACCCAGCGGATGATCAATCGTAA
- the kynU gene encoding kynureninase — protein sequence MNKFEQTRARFHVPEGVRYFDGNSLGLMPGAVASHVNEVVTKQWAQGLIRSWHEAQWRVLPQTVGQKVARLIGAQPAHVVACDSTSANLFKVLVSAVRLRPGRNTIVTDADAFPTDLYIVYQVARLFDLKVVAVPAAQIASHLDEQVATVVLTHVDYRSAEIYDMGQYTRQAHGVGALIVWDLSHTAGGVPCNLEADNVDFAVGCGYKYLNGGPGAPAYLYAAARHLDKCEQPLAGWFGHARPFDFSQDYTPAEGVSRFLCGTNPVIGLSVLSRALDEFDGVDMQEIRARSVVLTGQFIDGVDTELVGLGFHLASPREAAKRGSHVSLRHQQGYGIMQELALRGYIGDFRTPDYMRFGFAPLYNNEQDVCELLSEIKLIMDTRAWDKPAYQQRRDFT from the coding sequence ATGAACAAATTCGAACAAACACGCGCACGCTTTCATGTGCCCGAAGGCGTGCGTTACTTTGACGGCAACTCCCTGGGTTTGATGCCTGGCGCGGTGGCATCCCACGTCAACGAAGTGGTGACAAAACAGTGGGCCCAGGGGCTGATTCGGTCGTGGCACGAGGCCCAATGGCGCGTGTTGCCACAGACGGTCGGGCAAAAGGTCGCGCGCCTGATCGGTGCCCAGCCCGCCCACGTCGTGGCGTGCGACTCGACTTCGGCCAACCTGTTTAAAGTGCTGGTCAGTGCCGTGCGGCTGCGCCCTGGTCGCAACACGATTGTCACCGACGCCGACGCGTTCCCCACCGACCTGTACATCGTCTACCAGGTGGCCAGGCTGTTTGACCTCAAGGTGGTTGCTGTCCCGGCGGCGCAGATTGCGTCGCATCTGGATGAACAGGTGGCAACCGTAGTCTTGACCCATGTCGATTACCGCAGCGCCGAGATCTATGACATGGGCCAATACACCCGGCAGGCCCACGGGGTCGGTGCGCTGATTGTCTGGGATCTGTCCCATACCGCCGGCGGTGTTCCCTGCAACCTGGAGGCGGACAATGTCGACTTCGCAGTGGGATGTGGCTACAAGTACCTCAATGGCGGCCCGGGCGCCCCCGCCTATCTTTACGCTGCAGCCAGGCATCTGGACAAGTGCGAGCAACCCCTTGCCGGCTGGTTCGGGCACGCACGCCCGTTCGATTTCAGCCAGGACTACACGCCGGCTGAAGGTGTGTCGCGGTTCCTCTGCGGTACCAACCCGGTCATCGGGCTGTCGGTCCTTTCCAGGGCGCTCGATGAGTTCGATGGTGTTGATATGCAGGAGATCCGCGCGCGTAGCGTGGTCCTGACCGGGCAATTCATCGACGGTGTCGACACCGAGCTCGTCGGGCTTGGTTTTCACCTCGCCTCGCCCCGCGAGGCCGCAAAGCGCGGCAGCCATGTTTCGCTGCGACACCAACAGGGCTACGGGATCATGCAGGAATTGGCCTTGCGCGGTTACATCGGTGACTTCCGCACACCCGACTACATGCGCTTTGGTTTCGCCCCCTTGTACAACAATGAACAGGATGTGTGCGAACTGCTCAGCGAAATCAAACTGATCATGGACACCCGCGCCTGGGATAAACCGGCCTATCAGCAGCGCCGCGACTTTACCTAG
- a CDS encoding alpha/beta hydrolase — protein sequence MNTNKKPSELEQAYSPSTAARCYEQTVQLYASKSDQALSHYPNRQIAYGLAEDEYALLFEPASGRTKAVLVFIHGGYWQALSAFDTCFMAGPFLQHDWAYAALNYRLAPHATIGDMVQQCATAIVAIRRQHPGLPIVVAGSSAGAHLCAMMMHVDWHSLGCVPCPIRAGLLISGIYDLRPLVETYINAPLHLDLHSATGLSPGLQRARTPFPVTLCYGEYETWAFKQQSQTYCEFLLEQGVRAGCYQINDVDHFDILFEFDKPDSHLLSVTLASL from the coding sequence ATGAACACTAATAAAAAACCCAGTGAGCTTGAACAAGCCTATTCGCCCAGCACCGCCGCGAGGTGCTACGAGCAGACAGTCCAGCTGTATGCCTCTAAAAGCGATCAGGCACTGTCGCACTATCCGAACCGACAGATCGCCTACGGCCTGGCGGAGGATGAATATGCCCTGCTGTTTGAGCCCGCCTCAGGCAGGACGAAAGCTGTCCTGGTCTTCATACATGGCGGCTACTGGCAGGCATTGTCAGCGTTTGACACGTGCTTCATGGCCGGGCCATTCCTGCAGCACGATTGGGCCTACGCCGCGCTCAACTATAGGCTGGCCCCGCACGCCACGATTGGCGACATGGTGCAGCAATGCGCAACGGCAATTGTGGCCATCCGCCGACAGCACCCCGGCTTGCCCATCGTGGTAGCCGGCAGTTCGGCCGGTGCCCACCTGTGCGCCATGATGATGCATGTCGATTGGCACAGCCTCGGCTGCGTGCCCTGCCCCATTCGCGCGGGCTTGCTGATCTCCGGCATCTACGACCTGCGCCCCTTGGTAGAGACCTATATCAACGCCCCACTGCACCTGGATCTGCACTCGGCAACCGGACTCAGCCCGGGGCTACAGCGGGCCAGGACGCCCTTCCCCGTGACGCTCTGCTACGGCGAGTACGAAACCTGGGCGTTCAAACAGCAAAGTCAAACCTATTGCGAGTTCCTGCTGGAGCAAGGCGTACGTGCCGGTTGTTATCAAATAAACGACGTCGATCATTTCGACATCCTGTTTGAGTTTGACAAACCAGACAGCCACTTACTGAGTGTCACTTTAGCGAGCCTGTGA
- a CDS encoding TonB-dependent receptor — MFDAAFNYQIAKDTDLAVNVSNLLDEQHVVGSGTADYYNPGRELTAKLSYSW, encoded by the coding sequence TTGTTTGATGCAGCCTTCAATTACCAGATTGCCAAGGACACGGATCTGGCGGTCAATGTCAGTAATCTTTTGGATGAGCAGCATGTCGTGGGCTCCGGAACTGCGGATTACTACAATCCGGGCCGAGAACTCACCGCCAAGCTGAGCTACAGCTGGTGA
- a CDS encoding Lrp/AsnC family transcriptional regulator gives MSETLTTFDLSILAHLQTDPRMSMTSLAERMNSSVSPCWRRVKRMEEQGVICGYDLRLDRKALGLGIEAFVFVNITSHLEKDAAEFEASLQSIDQILECYILSGNEDYLLKIVAADLDAFASFSRRVLAALPHVEEVRSAFVMHKIKQSSRLPIPRG, from the coding sequence ATGAGCGAGACGCTAACCACCTTTGACCTGAGCATCCTGGCGCACCTGCAGACAGACCCAAGGATGTCGATGACCAGCCTGGCCGAGCGGATGAACAGCTCGGTATCGCCTTGCTGGCGACGGGTCAAGCGTATGGAGGAGCAAGGGGTTATTTGCGGATACGACCTAAGGTTGGACAGGAAGGCACTGGGCCTGGGAATCGAGGCGTTTGTCTTCGTCAACATCACCTCACACCTTGAAAAGGATGCCGCCGAGTTTGAGGCATCGCTGCAATCGATCGATCAGATCCTGGAGTGTTACATCCTCTCGGGTAACGAGGACTATCTGCTGAAGATCGTCGCGGCAGACCTGGATGCGTTCGCGAGTTTCAGCCGCAGGGTCCTCGCGGCGCTTCCACATGTCGAAGAAGTGCGCAGCGCGTTCGTCATGCACAAGATCAAGCAGAGCAGCAGATTGCCGATACCGCGCGGCTAG
- a CDS encoding tryptophan 2,3-dioxygenase: MSIQRKRVIPNVRAPELELSLVRNISISTNASRNETVKTTDGEPLIAFDGKSNPYIDYHRNDLLLSMQNMRSEGHDEMVFIIMTQTKELIFKAIHYEAYNLQQRIKNDDIEGALELAPRIKKLFEYLIKSWDVLSTITTEGFNEFRNCLGVSSGQQSYMYRHVEFILGNKSVTLAKAHENNPDVYPQLFKALNEPSLYDDVLALLHRQGIAVPQSALERDWSETYTLNEGVEQAWLEVYKTPCPENRLYALGECLIEISDLFAQYRWRHFTSVERILGFKPGTGGSAGVGWLKHVVEHRFFAELWTIRTVLGA; the protein is encoded by the coding sequence ATGAGCATTCAACGCAAACGAGTCATCCCCAACGTCCGTGCACCCGAACTGGAGCTCAGCCTGGTGCGCAACATCAGTATCTCAACCAATGCGTCCCGCAATGAAACGGTGAAAACCACTGATGGAGAGCCGCTGATTGCGTTCGATGGCAAGAGCAACCCGTACATCGACTACCACCGCAACGATCTATTGCTCAGCATGCAGAACATGCGCAGCGAGGGGCATGATGAGATGGTGTTCATCATCATGACGCAAACCAAGGAACTCATTTTCAAGGCGATTCACTATGAAGCCTACAACCTGCAACAGCGGATCAAAAATGACGATATTGAAGGTGCTCTGGAGCTGGCTCCTCGAATCAAAAAGCTATTTGAGTACCTGATCAAATCCTGGGATGTGCTGTCGACCATCACGACCGAAGGTTTCAATGAGTTTCGCAATTGCCTGGGTGTCTCCTCCGGACAGCAGTCGTACATGTACCGCCACGTCGAGTTCATCCTTGGCAATAAGTCGGTCACCCTGGCCAAGGCGCACGAGAACAACCCGGATGTCTATCCGCAGCTGTTCAAGGCGTTGAACGAGCCGAGCCTGTATGACGACGTTCTGGCCCTGCTCCACCGCCAAGGGATTGCCGTTCCGCAGTCGGCACTGGAGCGGGACTGGAGTGAAACCTACACCCTCAACGAAGGCGTGGAGCAGGCCTGGCTAGAGGTGTACAAGACCCCTTGCCCTGAAAACCGGCTTTACGCACTCGGCGAATGCCTGATCGAGATTTCCGATCTTTTTGCCCAATACCGTTGGAGGCATTTCACTTCAGTCGAACGCATTCTGGGCTTCAAGCCGGGTACCGGTGGCTCGGCGGGTGTCGGTTGGTTGAAGCACGTCGTAGAACACCGCTTCTTTGCGGAACTGTGGACGATCAGAACGGTTCTGGGCGCCTGA
- a CDS encoding Mu transposase C-terminal domain-containing protein: MANQLTPGELIVAKGKVAKVKQVFSDKTIRVTIVDSGEVILVSARDIQRIPSVTAINGSDHGEGLNVNDYTVDQLSLAAERFEIIRKWKVEGGVVTKYCSLLGVSKSYFYRLAKIFDADVGPLSLIAQTRGVKKGVTRLDESVEVIIFKAAKKFKSKGASYSKVWSEVDVACKEQGFSCPSKDTVLRRVRLILSEKTRMRIKEGPDAATQEFSARPGKKNLERPLQWVQMDHTLVDIILLADDRINIIGRPWLTIVIDVYTRVILGYYLSLYVPSTVSVACALSHSVLPKVNFSASVGLDPEDYPYYGKPEVLHMDNAAEFTSPKFKVGCESFGISPEYRPVGRKHFGGHVERLIGTFMTTKVHFLPGTTMSNSVARRGLNSERNATMTFSDFFRWFSREVVVYHSTVHSALKCSPRQAWTNYFAPNGGLPYPPAGLNSEQLKIWFMPQEDRKINPGGINLHGQVYWDPILGSHVGTRNVIVKYDPYDMNVVWVKLDGQFCPIHLSDVTVEAPTYEEYRAGKLYRHPVRIGAIDSDGGLKAYRGKQKIEEESKKLTQKERRREAAEKVYTEANPNPRSSSFNADREHIKPNYSASPKKFRPGDES, encoded by the coding sequence ATGGCAAATCAGCTAACCCCTGGGGAACTCATTGTCGCCAAGGGAAAAGTTGCGAAAGTCAAACAGGTATTTAGTGACAAAACGATAAGGGTAACAATTGTCGACTCTGGTGAAGTAATACTGGTGTCGGCGCGCGACATTCAGCGAATCCCTAGTGTTACGGCAATTAATGGTAGTGATCATGGGGAGGGTTTGAATGTCAATGATTACACCGTTGATCAACTTTCATTGGCAGCTGAGCGTTTTGAAATTATCAGAAAGTGGAAGGTTGAGGGAGGGGTAGTCACTAAGTACTGTTCTTTACTGGGTGTATCAAAGAGTTACTTCTATCGTTTGGCTAAAATTTTTGACGCTGACGTAGGCCCACTATCTTTAATTGCGCAGACACGGGGTGTCAAGAAAGGCGTTACGAGACTGGATGAGTCGGTTGAGGTCATAATTTTCAAGGCTGCTAAAAAATTCAAGTCGAAAGGAGCCAGCTACAGCAAAGTGTGGAGCGAGGTGGATGTTGCATGTAAGGAGCAAGGTTTTTCATGCCCTTCCAAAGATACGGTATTGAGGCGTGTACGCTTAATCCTCTCAGAAAAAACAAGAATGAGAATTAAAGAAGGTCCTGATGCCGCGACGCAAGAATTTTCAGCTCGCCCGGGTAAAAAAAATCTTGAAAGGCCGCTGCAATGGGTACAGATGGATCACACCCTCGTCGATATAATTCTGTTGGCTGATGATCGCATAAATATTATTGGACGCCCGTGGCTGACAATTGTAATTGATGTCTATACCAGGGTTATTCTTGGTTACTATCTTAGCCTTTACGTCCCGTCTACTGTTTCAGTGGCTTGCGCTCTTAGTCATTCTGTCCTTCCTAAAGTAAACTTTTCGGCAAGTGTTGGCTTGGATCCAGAAGACTACCCCTACTATGGAAAGCCTGAAGTCCTTCATATGGACAATGCCGCAGAGTTCACCAGCCCAAAATTTAAAGTAGGGTGTGAATCTTTTGGGATTTCCCCCGAATACCGACCTGTAGGAAGAAAACATTTTGGCGGTCATGTTGAACGGCTGATAGGCACGTTCATGACTACTAAGGTGCATTTCTTGCCGGGGACTACAATGTCAAATTCTGTTGCGCGCAGAGGACTTAACAGCGAAAGAAATGCAACCATGACCTTCTCTGATTTTTTTCGCTGGTTCTCTCGCGAAGTAGTTGTCTATCACTCAACAGTTCATAGCGCATTAAAGTGTAGCCCGCGACAAGCGTGGACAAACTATTTCGCGCCCAACGGAGGGCTTCCTTACCCCCCGGCAGGCTTGAATTCCGAGCAATTAAAGATTTGGTTCATGCCTCAAGAAGACCGAAAAATTAATCCTGGTGGCATTAATTTGCATGGCCAAGTTTATTGGGATCCTATATTGGGGTCTCATGTGGGGACTAGAAATGTCATAGTCAAATATGACCCGTACGATATGAATGTTGTATGGGTGAAATTGGATGGCCAATTTTGCCCAATACACCTGTCTGACGTAACCGTTGAGGCTCCTACCTATGAGGAATATCGTGCCGGCAAGCTCTATCGTCACCCAGTCCGCATCGGAGCCATAGATAGTGATGGCGGGTTAAAAGCCTACAGAGGGAAGCAAAAAATTGAAGAGGAAAGTAAAAAGTTAACGCAGAAGGAAAGACGCCGAGAGGCCGCTGAAAAAGTCTATACTGAGGCAAATCCAAATCCTAGAAGTAGTAGCTTTAACGCTGACAGGGAACATATCAAGCCAAATTATTCAGCCTCTCCAAAAAAATTTCGACCTGGGGATGAGTCATGA
- a CDS encoding cupin domain-containing protein, with product MENIDYGQHREAVAGRADVEVTPELVAYYQELEALKAGALWTVANKIEPWQPCSESVPVLWRYQQLRPHVLRSVELVTPEKAGRRVIYLNNPGRQQVSAAVGWLYAGLQVMHPGEAASAHRHSASALRFIMEGRGAYTIVDGHKITLGANDFVLTPNGTWHEHGVEADGEICIWQDGLDIPLVNALEAGFYEVHPQLAQTVGYALNDSSAIWGANSLRPDNVGWNKPYSPLFKYEWQATYDALKRFSQSTPGSVYDDALMHYTNPVTGGPVMPTIGASMQLLRPGFVGKAHRHTGSFLYQVAKGNGYSVINGQRFDWQARDIFCVPSWAWHEHVNLSASDDACLFCFNDLPVITALGLYREEGLLDNHGQQPLV from the coding sequence ATGGAAAACATTGATTACGGACAGCATCGCGAAGCGGTTGCCGGCCGCGCTGATGTCGAAGTAACGCCTGAGCTGGTGGCCTATTACCAGGAACTGGAGGCGTTGAAGGCCGGCGCCTTATGGACGGTGGCAAACAAGATCGAGCCCTGGCAACCGTGCTCTGAGTCCGTTCCCGTGCTCTGGCGTTATCAACAACTGCGCCCGCATGTGTTGCGTTCCGTGGAGCTGGTCACGCCCGAGAAAGCCGGGCGACGGGTCATCTACCTGAACAATCCCGGGCGCCAGCAGGTGTCTGCCGCCGTCGGCTGGCTGTACGCCGGCCTGCAAGTCATGCACCCCGGCGAAGCCGCCTCGGCACACCGGCATTCGGCATCGGCCCTGCGCTTCATCATGGAGGGCCGGGGTGCTTACACCATCGTTGACGGGCACAAGATCACTTTGGGCGCAAATGACTTCGTGCTCACGCCCAATGGCACATGGCATGAACACGGTGTCGAGGCCGATGGCGAGATCTGTATCTGGCAGGACGGGCTGGATATCCCGCTGGTCAATGCGCTGGAGGCCGGGTTCTATGAGGTTCATCCGCAGTTGGCACAAACTGTCGGCTATGCACTCAACGATTCCTCGGCGATTTGGGGGGCCAACAGCCTGAGGCCGGACAACGTCGGCTGGAACAAGCCCTACTCCCCGCTGTTCAAGTACGAGTGGCAGGCCACCTATGACGCGCTGAAGCGCTTTTCGCAAAGTACGCCAGGCAGTGTCTATGACGATGCCCTGATGCACTACACCAACCCGGTCACCGGCGGCCCGGTCATGCCCACAATCGGTGCGAGCATGCAGTTGCTGCGGCCTGGCTTCGTTGGCAAAGCCCACCGGCACACCGGCAGCTTCCTGTATCAGGTAGCCAAGGGCAACGGCTACTCGGTCATCAACGGCCAGCGTTTCGACTGGCAAGCCCGTGACATTTTCTGTGTCCCCTCCTGGGCCTGGCATGAGCACGTCAACCTGAGTGCAAGCGATGACGCCTGCCTGTTCTGTTTCAACGACCTGCCTGTCATCACGGCCCTGGGGCTGTATCGGGAGGAAGGTCTTCTCGACAACCACGGTCAACAACCCTTGGTTTGA
- a CDS encoding PepSY domain-containing protein translates to MINRKIFKEFFTFRPRKRTQRSALDLHNMTGVVALPFHFFFAFTGW, encoded by the coding sequence ATGATCAATCGTAAGATCTTCAAGGAGTTTTTCACCTTCCGTCCGCGCAAGCGGACCCAGCGCAGCGCGCTGGACCTGCATAACATGACTGGCGTGGTGGCGTTGCCGTTCCACTTCTTTTTTGCCTTCACCGGTTGGTGA
- a CDS encoding TniB family NTP-binding protein has product MSDEHVRSDIRKYLSSNIDTRIALIHQEIWVNNNSSAAVFRMMNNIADVPDRMSAPALLVVGPGGSGKTAIISKIPNHVKRSAGLIFVSLAASPEIDTKKSLKDEIALALGIPVGSGSSRRSSSDLPSEIREVIRLRQIWGLVIDEFHDALLRSKQEQRFNMSILKKLLGPEYGLKLFCFGTASARNALKSNYEFKRRFHEVALDDWIESEEFRSFLLEVEESLPLKQPSHLYSEEMVGTILSMSNGRMDKTLELIRAAACYAIKMGGEKVDVDMLRRANKNPWGY; this is encoded by the coding sequence ATGAGTGATGAGCACGTCCGGTCGGACATCAGAAAATATTTGTCTTCTAATATTGATACGCGAATAGCCTTAATTCATCAAGAAATATGGGTGAACAATAACTCTAGTGCAGCTGTTTTTCGCATGATGAATAATATCGCGGATGTACCAGATCGTATGAGTGCGCCTGCTTTGCTTGTGGTTGGCCCAGGTGGCTCTGGAAAGACGGCTATAATATCTAAGATTCCAAACCATGTAAAAAGGAGTGCAGGGTTGATTTTTGTCTCCTTGGCTGCATCCCCAGAAATAGATACCAAAAAAAGCCTTAAAGATGAGATAGCTTTAGCGCTCGGAATACCAGTTGGCTCTGGCTCAAGTCGCCGAAGTAGCTCTGACCTGCCAAGCGAGATTAGAGAGGTTATTAGGCTGAGGCAAATTTGGGGGCTGGTGATCGACGAGTTTCATGATGCACTGCTACGCTCGAAGCAAGAGCAGCGTTTTAACATGTCTATTCTTAAAAAGCTGCTCGGCCCTGAATATGGATTGAAACTATTTTGCTTTGGCACTGCTAGTGCGCGCAACGCACTTAAATCCAATTATGAATTTAAGAGACGTTTTCACGAAGTTGCTCTTGATGACTGGATAGAGAGTGAGGAGTTCAGGTCATTCCTCTTGGAGGTAGAGGAGTCCCTACCGCTAAAACAGCCATCACATTTGTACTCTGAGGAGATGGTAGGCACTATTTTATCTATGTCGAATGGGCGCATGGACAAAACACTCGAATTGATAAGGGCGGCTGCCTGTTATGCCATAAAAATGGGGGGGGAGAAGGTGGATGTTGATATGCTGCGGCGAGCAAACAAGAATCCTTGGGGCTATTAG